Within the Bombus vancouverensis nearcticus chromosome 10, iyBomVanc1_principal, whole genome shotgun sequence genome, the region TAATCGCCGATTGGGATTAATAAGAACATATATCTTTCAGGCATGCAGTTCGCGTGCGCCGATTCAGAAGGAGAATTTACGATAAGAAGTAAAGAATTTTCATAGATTGATCGTAAATCTACTGGTTCGATAAGAAACTAGATCGTTAAAGTAGCATGTGTTTTGTTATCTTATATATTACTATAATTTCTTAATAGTTGCACAAACTATTAGCTTCGTATATACGAAATTCTATGCGTTCTATAGATTGATCATCGACAATCGTTTCAGGATAAACGAATATTGAGATGAGATCAGTGGTGATTGAAAGGGGGCGCGAAAAATTGGACTCACCGTGATGAATAGTCGACAGCAGAACCACGAGGACGAGGGTGACGATCGGCGCGAGACGGTTTGCAATCATGATCACGATCACCGGACCATGTGTTTCAGGCTAATCACGTTGCAGTCAGTCACTTCGGACGTGTTGCCTCCACCCTCGCTGCATGGAAAGTTCGCACGCGGCAGGTCTGATTATAATTgtgttaatatttatataaattttctgtAACTTGTAGAGCCTTCTCGAAAAATGAACAATGTTTGAAAGATATCGAGAACGAGTGAAAAGAATTTATATGATGGCAGTGTTCGATAGACAGGTCCTGTCTATGATGTCTCTTTCTCCGTTCTCACGTCCGAAATGACTGAACAAACGTGTACGAACCTTCTGATTTCTTGCGTGGTGCACCGTACGTGATCGCGGACGCGTCGCGTCTGATGAGGGTCAGACGAGTTTCCGTCGGCTATGCGGCAGATCTGCCCCCTCTGGTTTTTCCATGCGCTTTACGTCCACTCACCGTTCACCACCGTACCCCACCAGTACTGGAACCAATTTTTCTTATCAAGGTAATAATAACTTTCTCATTACTGTTTTTCTTAAAATACgcctaaatatttttttttagatatttttcaaaatattacaaaatattttctctttatatttgaaatttacatagaattcatattaattaaaatttaatatttaatcgattcttaaaaagaaaatttcgaagTATGTGAGATAGAGTAAAAGTATAGTAAAATTAATCATGATCTTTTAATCATTTTGAGAAGATAATAAGCGTATCTGGGTTAAGATTGTGTGTTTAAGGGTGAAATTTATCGTTCATCTTTCAAGAGGAAAAAATTTTACTTTGTTGAAAATTTTGAATTGAGAAAAAGTTGTATCGCATTTTGAATCATCCATTTTTTACAatatgaataattaatattatagtattctagttatttttattaaactcTAAAATTATGTAACAACGAATTCCAGTACTAGCGAATGTAGTTTTTTCTATGCAGATCATGTAAAACTATTCCTGAAGTTGTGTTCGCATGTCAAATACTAACCTGGTAAACTCGATCTATGTACAGACTACAAATTGTAATTCAGCAAGTAGTGAAGACCACTTATAATACACAGCCTGCAGTAGTATATGGACAATATAATCAGACATTGAAGACGCTTAAGAAATGAAGATTTTAGCTTCTATTCTTtaacaaaaagcacatatgtacatatttctaatagaaatttttttattaatctttcATAAACTTATGAATGATTCATTAAAAATCTCAATTATTCATTTCAGATATTATATGTATGGTAATTGCAAAGCACTAACTTCACCATTTATCGACAATATTGCGTATTTACTTACCTTCTTTAGATATACATGTAAAGCTATGTTTATGGACAGTAAATAATATGTGTTAAAAACCAACTAATATTTAGTGTAATTTTAATAGCGTTATTTATTCAAATTGAATGATTCTATTTTATATACCGAAAAGGTTGATCGTTTAACTTTACACAGAGAATTGTTTTCTGtaataaaagtttatttaataaGCGTACAAAGCTTTCTCTTGGTAGTGAccttttattgtaaatattctatatataaaataaaacaataataataatttacagtAACGATAAGTTTACCTATCTGCTTTTATTTACTaggtttatttttattatctagTTTTCCtaaaattaattcaaaaatGATTAtaaggaaagaaggaaaaaataaaaacagcTTTTTAggatttccaaaatttccttATGAAAAAAGAGGAATGTCTGTCAATGCTAATGGATGATATAAatgaatgtatatatatatatatatatatatatatgtatatatatataacacttttatcaactctgtAAAACTATCGCTAATGAACGACATATATGTATTAGGTTGACCTAaagtttttttccttttataaagaaataatacacaATACTACAGCATGAatgacattttttgttttatattattttattgagaaCAAAATGCTATTCTATTCATAGAACAAAATTCTATTGGAACAAAATgaatcatacataattcaaaaaaataatataaaacaaaaaatgttgtggatctattatttccttataaaaggaaaaagcTTTTGGATAAACCTAATATAATATCTAATACGATAATACGTCTCTTCGGCATTTATAAATCAACTTGACTAAAAACTCGTATAGCACTATGATACAGTACTTAAATAGGCACGTTCAGTATAAGTACTAGTTCTATTCCAGTCTCCtattaataaatgatacttatttattattaaaaactatatttcgTTCAACAcaatctatatttatttatgaatatatataatatatattttttttcattttttaccaaagaaaactacaaaatttttatttaaggcCAATTATTTTGTTCAGGAACTAGAGTGCCagattattaaataaaacagCTTCAGCATAAAACCGATCACTGTTAATACATATATAGTGCGCTGTTGGAAAGAAGTTCTGCGGCACGGCACAGAGTCAAGAGAGGGTACATACTGTTCTCTATCGCTCACTGTCACGTGTTGctatattgttttatttattcatgTGACACTTTCCACCAATATGCATTCTTTATGATTGTGTTGAATCTATCCTTCAGCGGTACTTCTTTCTAACAGTGCACAGTATGTAagtatatatgtaattatataaatcTCTCATACACAGGGTGTTTTGTCTAACGCGACATCAACAACTCTTTGGCCACTTGCTGTCACGTAACAAAAGAAATTATGAACCAAAATTTATCAGTATCCAGTATACTACAAATAACCATAATCAATTTTAAAAATAGTTTGTTTTCATAGTGAAATTAAGATCATTACATTATAGGGGACCTTAGaatgaattaaaaaaacatattatattatgttttattaagaaattttgtaacaaattgaaaagaattaatttcaatttcaattttaattttacaaaaacaAATTTTGGTTCAAAATTTTCCTCTTTTACATAGCTGCAAATAGTTTAAGACTTGAGCATCGTATTAGTTGTTACCACTCTGTATAAACAAAAGTTACCCTATTCTCAAAGGCATTATTTTATGGTATAATAATCGTTTGGCATGTTGACTTATACAATTCAATTCTCGTGCTCATCAGGATGGTCTGTCTTAATATGATGCGTGAATGTATATTGCGTGGTGAATCGTTTCTTACAATAAGGGCACTGATATGGCATCAGAGGATGTGCAGATCTTAAATGTGCAACAGCTAATTCCCGTAAAACAAATGGAGACTGACATACTCCGCACCGATACctagtattataaatattacagatattaatactttataaatctttctaaattttaatataaatttaaattttacccGCCAGTTGTCCTGATTAGAGTTCGTTTAACAGGAGGTGGTGTACTTTCCTCGTTTATTTCTACTTTTGGTTCAATAGGAGGAACCGAATATTCCAATGATGTTTCAGGTGTTAATTTTGGCATAGTTTTTTCTTCTTCTGATTCCTCCTTTAAATCTTGTTTTCGCACCTATATGAATAGAAAGATGAATTTTCAAATATGGTGAAAGCCTAAAAATTAGTAAAAAGAATTTTGTATGAGTTACTTACTGTTGTATGTGAACTTTCCATATGTACTCTCATATGAGAGTTTTTCGATTGAAAACTACTAAAAGACGCATTGCATTTGGAACATTTATATCTTTTACTGTTACTCAACGATGCAGACTTTTGCGAAGACTTTGAGGATACTCCTTTTTTACCGAGCACAATTTCTGCCGTGCATTGATGAGTTAGCAGAGATacttctttaaaaaatattttattacacttAGGACAGTGATATGTTTTGTCAACAATGTGCGTTTTTTGATGTACTTTATATGCATTTTTATCTACGAATGATTTGTTACATACTGTGCATATATATACTGATGCAGATTCATTTCGTTTATGAGATacctattattaaaattaagaaaaacacATTAAAAGATGCACAAaacagagaaaaatatatttcaagaataataattacatacctCGTGTCTAAATAATTGCCACTTTTCCTTGAAAGATTTTTTACATATATGACACATGAAATTTTTACAAGTGAAATTATCCGAATGTGTCTGTAAATGCGTTAACATTGTAGTGTGATCGCTGAACCACTGTAAACAGATACCACATCTTGCCACATTTTTAAATGCATTGGTATTTAATGGAACGTTTCTTTTTAAAGGTGGTTCTTCATGATTAGGAATATCTTCTCTTTCTATCATCTGCAGTTTAcaatattgtaattttatttttatgttttcaCAATGACCTTttcgaataatatatatataaatatatgtaataaaaccTCTGAATATGTCCTAGTTCTTGATGCACGAGTTCTAGCTTCTCTTGCCTCCTTAGCTTCCCTTTCGGCATTTAATGCTTCTTCTTGTTCGACGCTAGCCATTACAGGCGACATTGTAGGTTGCTGACTATGTTCACTCATTCTATGTGCTGCTAGACGTATGAACAGTCCAAATGATCGTCCGCATATATCACATTTATGTCTTTTTGGTTCATGAGTACGCATGTGATTTGATAACGCACTTTGTTGAGTACAAACCTGTAAAAAGAatgagaatttaaaaaatgtaattgttaatgtataattaatattttgtacaaaGCATACATAAGACTATTTACTTTTCCGCAAGTAGGACACGTAAGTGACTTAGTAGCGTCTGTAAAATGTTCCCTCTTCACTTCTTTTGAAGGTTCTTCACTTTTGAGAACCTTCGCCGATTGTTGATTCGTTAGGTGTAATATTTTTGTTGGTGTGTAATTACTGACCTCATGTAATTGAATATGACTTTGATAAGTTTCCACACTTGGGAAAAATCTATAAAGTGAAGAAGTTAGATATAACGAAAGTCAGAGGAATTAAAAAAATCAGAATTGCGATGAATGGAAAATGTACACAACCTATTACATAAAGAGCACCATGTATTAGACccaatttcatttatttgagTTAAATGATCACGTAATCTATGTTTCTTCAGCATCTCCCAACTAACAAATTGTCTATCACATTGGTCGCAATCTAGAACACTTCTATCAAAGTCTAATGTTACTTTTAAATGATTAGTAGCTTCATGTTTAGCCAAATCTTCTACCAACTCAAAACAAGCAGAACATTTCCTGCAATTATACTTTCTTGGACAGTGTAACTGCATATGTTTCATTAAACTTTCCTTTGTTCTGCAATGAATAATTACTAATTACAAAACTATGCACAAAATacattgtaattagtaaaaacTTACTTATAATAACTATTGCAAGGAGTACACCACCACTTAGAAGATAGCTTTGTTTCTGAATTTAAGTCCTTCCTATCATTCATTGTTAAACTACCCATTAGTACTTGTTCTAAAATACTCgtcctcttttcttcttcttttacctGTATTCCTTGTTTTGAGTCATtgctttcttcttttaataAGCTTGTATTTTGTTCCACTATTATATCTAACTTATTATATGATTCATTTTCTATGTTGTTTTTATGTGATGGTTCATATACATTAACACCTAACCCCAATATTGGTTCTGTAGTCATTTCTTTGATCTCTACTTCACATGGCAATTCAGGTAATGATTCAATGCAACTATTTTGATGGTCTTGACTAATATCTATTGGCATTGATGGACTTTCAACTGGCAGTGAAACTGGCAAAGGTACTAATGGTGGTGGTGCTCTAGCCTTTTCTCTCCATAGTTGGGCCTAAGAATCACGATGTTGTTTATTCAAAAAGATATACAAACAATTACACAATATGAATTaatctgaaaagaaaatgaaatatacctGACAGGGATCAGGAGAATTTTTCATTGCTTCTAAATAAATCTGAACAGATTCAATGTCCTTATAAGCTAACAGCTTCAAGTGCATGCTTTTGTAAACACTCAGACAGTATTCTCTAAACTCATAAACGTCGTCCAACCTGGCGGCACAGAACTGACATATTTGCTTTGGCAGTGGATCGGTTTTGTACACTAGAACTGGCAGGCAAGCACGTAACTTTTGTGCCACTTTACGCTGTACACCTTCATTACCAAAAATCGACAGCATTTCGTTTTTCTCCTCTGAGCATAATCTACAAGCATTCTCCCACTTGTTAGGCACAGCCATTGTAAACAATTTGGTAGTGAACCGTTGCACTCTACGACGATCTCTTAATCTTAATCTCCACGATGATATGATTAACGTTAACGTGACGATAATCACACCACGATACGTATGTGTTTATTTTCCGTAGTTATATTCACGTTGGTATATGCGATCGCAAAATACGATCAGCTTCACAATTTAGGTTAGCCAACAGCCCATACCGAACGCAGGAGTCCAGTCACGAAATTGTGATCAAACAATGCATTCATCTTTTTCTCAGTCACGTTGAACATGCCACCCAGATGCTTCAACGGGTGATACTCGTTCTGGGAACtcgaaatttttcttttatcattcTACTTTCACCTTGTGCCGTTTTGACCGTTCGGAAACTTAGCCTTTCAAGTGTAAAGATTCAAGAGAACCGGTTCTCGTGCGTAACCGCTTATGTGCATGGATATTGCTTAATACCGTCGTCTATCATATGCACCTTCCAACTAAGTATCTCCGGTTCTCTGGCATTTTTCTTACCCCCGTACGACAACACCTTATGTAGTTTTATGTAGTCACTAGTCACTATGTTTTGATAACTGCTGCTCCAAAAGCCATCTCTCAGAATTTTAGGCATTATCGCTTCATGATATGATTCGGTGTTGCAttggtaattatttttattttatttatattcatcgTGATCGATTCCAGAAAACAGTATCGTTGGAACTTAAACGATTGTGATagaattgtaaataaaaatagtaaatcGTAGATTTGATGAATATATTCGATTTTAATGGCGTGGCGAAGATCATTGATCGTCGAGTAAGAATCATAGACAGATAACAAAAAACGCGGTCAATTTAAATTTACGGTTGTTTATTCCTTTTCTGGAAACCTATTTTTAATTCTACAATGGCACATTTAGAATTTTTCATGACCACGAAAtgatttttatatgaataaataaataaataaataaataaataatcgtttATTTTATATGGTCGTCTCTACGTTCTAAAGTATCTTTAAGTTTAGTGTTAATAATATAACTTATTGTTAGATAAATATGGTAAAAGAATATGAGTTGAATTCTGAATATTTCGATGGGAAGAATGTTGGCTTTGTAtttagtaatatttatatatgaatAATCGATTTTCTCAACAATTATTCGAGAATCAAAGAAAAACATagcataaattttaaatatttaaaaatctgaAAAATAACATGCAACTAAATTAGATAAAATCATACATAAAATTCGTTTATAAATTTTTCTTGCAGGCTACTTGCTTTCATTACTATATCGTAAAATAATTGCAATTCTATATTTGACTAAGATAACGGTATTTCCTGAGAATTTGGGGTGGGAAATTGTAGTTAAATGAGTAGGtgaattatgtaatattttgttgaacattaatttattttataaatttacatatttcaacataaatatatatgaatatcaCTCATATCTGGCTTTGCCAATATGTTTTACAATATAACAgattttataattgaatttcTTGAATTTTTTTGATCTgtttacaaaaatatgaaacaaaaagaAGTTGGAAAGTAAGGAACATAATAAGTATGGACTTTCTTATGAAAGTATTGcacgatttaaaaaattgtgtaactaaaattatatcttaaaatatttacaaaatgtaaTAATGCTTAATAAGTTGTTCCATTgaacaattgaaaatatttttgtagaaGATAATGTACACACTATCAAATATTAATTTGATTGTACAATTgcttaaataaaaaattctgtTCAAAGAAATGCATTACATctctataaaatatacaatcttTTAATATACTATTCTAaaacatttatattaataatagtaTGTGAATATTACGAAAATTAAAGTATGAACATTTCTccttatataattaaaatgaaatgttttcaattgaaaaa harbors:
- the LOC117157832 gene encoding uncharacterized protein LOC117157832, coding for MAVPNKWENACRLCSEEKNEMLSIFGNEGVQRKVAQKLRACLPVLVYKTDPLPKQICQFCAARLDDVYEFREYCLSVYKSMHLKLLAYKDIESVQIYLEAMKNSPDPCQAQLWREKARAPPPLVPLPVSLPVESPSMPIDISQDHQNSCIESLPELPCEVEIKEMTTEPILGLGVNVYEPSHKNNIENESYNKLDIIVEQNTSLLKEESNDSKQGIQVKEEEKRTSILEQVLMGSLTMNDRKDLNSETKLSSKWWCTPCNSYYKTKESLMKHMQLHCPRKYNCRKCSACFELVEDLAKHEATNHLKVTLDFDRSVLDCDQCDRQFVSWEMLKKHRLRDHLTQINEIGSNTWCSLCNRFFPSVETYQSHIQLHEVSNYTPTKILHLTNQQSAKVLKSEEPSKEVKREHFTDATKSLTCPTCGKVCTQQSALSNHMRTHEPKRHKCDICGRSFGLFIRLAAHRMSEHSQQPTMSPVMASVEQEEALNAEREAKEAREARTRASRTRTYSEMIEREDIPNHEEPPLKRNVPLNTNAFKNVARCGICLQWFSDHTTMLTHLQTHSDNFTCKNFMCHICKKSFKEKWQLFRHEVSHKRNESASVYICTVCNKSFVDKNAYKVHQKTHIVDKTYHCPKCNKIFFKEVSLLTHQCTAEIVLGKKGVSSKSSQKSASLSNSKRYKCSKCNASFSSFQSKNSHMRVHMESSHTTVRKQDLKEESEEEKTMPKLTPETSLEYSVPPIEPKVEINEESTPPPVKRTLIRTTGGYRCGVCQSPFVLRELAVAHLRSAHPLMPYQCPYCKKRFTTQYTFTHHIKTDHPDEHEN